In Acidobacteriota bacterium, the genomic stretch TCGACGGGCCCTGGGAGCGCAACGACGAGCTGCGGGCCGGGTTCGAGGAGGAGATCGAGGCGCTGGCCGCGCCGCGATTCGAGGTCGTCTTTCCCGCTGCCGCGCGGCGTGTGGCCGATTGGACGCTCGAAGGGGCGCGGGAGGCGGTCGAGGCGCTCCTTGGCGACCCCGGCATCGACATCGTACTCACCTACGGACCGGTGGCGTCCAGCCACGTCATCAACCGGGCCGGGCTGCCGAAGCCGGTGGTGGCGGCGTTCGTGCTCGACCCGCAGGCGCAGGGGTTTCCGTTGGAGACGACTGCGGCGGGCGAGCGGGTGAGCGGCGTACCGAACCTCGCCTACATCACGTTCACCGGGGACCGGACGGACGAGATCAGGCGGTTGCGGGAAGTGGTCCCTTTCGTCCGCCTGACCTACCTGGCCAACGAGGCGCTGCTGGCGGCGGTTCCGGTGCTGGAGGCGAACCTTCGCCGGGGGATGCAACAGGTGGGTGGCGAAGCCGCGATTGTCCGCGTCGGTACTTCTATCGACGCTGCCCTCGCGGCGCTGCCGCCGGAAACGGAAGCGGTCTACGTGACCCCGTTGACGCAACTTCCCGCCGGCGAGTTCGATCGCCTCGTTCGGGCGCTGATCGAACGCCGCCTGCCGGCCTTCTCGTACTGGGGACGGAGCGAGGTCGATCTGGGCCTCTTGGCGAGCGTGTACCTCGATACCGACATGCGCCGGCTCGGCCGGCGGGTGGCGCTCCACGTGCAGCGTATTCTCGCCGGCGAGGACGCCGGCGACCTGCCGGTCGACTTCCGGCGCAACCGGCGACTGACCGTCAACATGGCGACGGCGCGGGCCATCGGCGCCCACCCGGATTGGCGCGTGATGACCGAGGCGGAGCTCCTGCACAACGAGCCCACGAACGTGACCCGGCGGCTCAGCCTGGCGTCGGCGGCGCGCGAGGCCGTGGCGGCGAATCTCGATCTCGCCGCGGCCGATCGTACGGTCGCGGCCGGCCGGCAGGCGGTGCGGGCGGCGCGCGCCGCCCTGCGACCGCAGATAACGGCGTCCGGCGGCGTCGAGACGATTGATCGCGACCGTGCCGAGAGCTCGTTCGGCCTGCAGCCGGTGTGGACATCGGCCGGGTCGGTCGGCGTCTCGCAGCTCCTCTACTCGGACGGCGCGCGCGCCCGGGCGACCATCGAGCGCCACGTGCAGACGTCGCGCGAGCAGGCCCGCGAGGAGCTGCGGCTGGACGTGGCGCACGGCGCCGCGGTCGGCTATCTGGACGTGCTGCGAGCCCGGACCTTCGAGCGGATCCAGCGGGAGAACCTCACCCTCACCCGATCGAACCTCGAGCTGGCGCAGTCGCGCCGGCGGATCGGCGTCGCCCGCGCGTCCGAGGTGATCCGCTGGGAGAACCAGATCGCCATCAACCGGCGGGACGTGATCGAGGCGGGCGCCGCACGCAGCGTCGCCGAGATCGCGCTGAACCGTCTGCTGCACCGCCCGCTCGAGGAGCCTTTCGCGACGGCCGAGGTCGACCTCGACGATCCCGCTCTGCTGGCGAACACGGCGACGGTCGACGCCTACATCGACAATCCCTTCGCGTTCGCCATCTTCCGCGACTTCATGACGGCCGAAGCACTGGAGCAATCGCCGGAGCTGCGCCAGCTCGACGCCGCCATCGCCGCCGGAGAGCGGACGGCGCTCGCCGCCCGCCGCGCGCTCTGGGCGCCGACCGTGGCGGCGGGCGGCGATCTGACGGCGTTGCAGACCGCCGGCGGGCTCGACGCGGCCGACCCTGCCGACCTGCCGTTCCCGATCACGCGGCCGAATCCGCTGAACTGGTCGGTCGGCGTGTCGGCCTCGCTGCCGCTCTTCACCGGCGGCGCCCGCCGGGCCGAACGGACCCGCGCCGCGGAGGAGCTCGACGAGCTTCGCCTGACGCGCCGCGCCGTCGCCGAGCGCGTCGAGCAGCGACTTCGGTCGGTGCTGCACCGGGCGGGCGCCTCCTATGCCGGCATCGATCTGGCCGCGGACGCCGCGGACGCCGCGCGGCGGAACCTGGCGCTGATTACCGACGCCTACGAGCAGGGCGTCCTGTCGATCCTCGACCTGATCGATGCGCAGAACGCGGCGCTGGTTGCGGAGCAGAGCGCGGCGACCGCGGTCTACGATTACCTCATCGACCTGATGGACTCGCATCGCGCCAGCGGCCGGTTCGGCCTGTTCATGGAGCCGGCGGGGCTGGCGGCGTTCGCCGATCGCCTGCGCGCGTTCTTCCGGGATGCGGGCTACGAGACGGGTCCGAGGCCGTGAGGATCCTGGAGATGGACAAGTCAGGTCGAGTGAAGCGGGGATCCTGTCGCGGCCTCGCAGACCGCCGGTCGCCGGTCGCCGTGTTCGCGGCCGCGCTGTTGGTTCAGGCCTGTGCCGAGCCGCCGCCCCCGGCCGAGCCGGTCGTTCGCCCGGTGCGGTACGTCACCGCCCAGGCCACCGGCGGGCAGCGGACGCGCACCTTCTCGGGCGTGGCGCGTGCCGGCTTCGAGTCCTCCCTCAGCTTCCGTGTCGCCGGCACGATTGCCCGGCTCGACGTCGAGGTGGGCGACCGGATCCGGGCCGGCGCGCCCATCGCGGAGATTGACCCGGTCGACTACGAGCTGCAGGTGCGGGAGGCGGAGGCGTCGCTGCGGCAGGCCGAGGCGCGCGCGGGCAACGCCGAAGCCGATCTGCGCCGGGTGCGCAGCCTCTACGAGAACGACAACGCGGCGCGCACCGATCTCGACGCGGCGACCGCCGCCGCCGATTCGGCGGCGGCGCAGGTCGAATCCGTGGCGCAGCGGCTGGACCTGGCCCGCCGGCAGGTCGACTACACGCACCTGACCGCACCGGCCGCGGGCGCCATCGCGGACGTGCTCGCGGAGGTGAACGAGAACGTGTCGCCGGGACAGCCGGTGGTGGTGCTGGCCTCCGGCTCGGCGCCGGAAGTCGGCTTCGCGGTGCCGGAGGCGCTGATCCGCGAGGTCCGCGAGGGCATGCCGGTAAGTGTCGGCTTCGACGCGATTCCGGGCGCGCGGTTCGACGGCCTGGTGACCGAGGTGGGCGTCACCACCACCGCCACCGGAACGACGTTCCCGGTGACGGTCCGCCTGGGCGCCGGCGCTTCCGACATCCGCTCGGGAATGGCGGCGGTGGTGGACATGATCCTGGGGGACGCGGACGCGCCGGATCGGTTCATCCTGCCCGGGCACGCGGTCGGGGAGGATCGCGGCGGCCGGTTCGTCTTCGTGGCCGAGCCGACCGCGGACGGCCTCGCGGTGGTGCGCCGGCGGCCGGTCATGGTCGGCGCCTTCGCCGTCGGCGGTCTCGAGGTGCTCGACGGTCTGGCCGAGGGGGAGCGGGTCGTCGTCGCGGGCGTCAACCGCCTGCAGGACGGTGACGAGGTGCGGCTCGACGCCGCCGGTGCGCCCTGACCATGGACCTGACGCGCGCCGCCATCGAGAAGAACCGCATCACCGCGGTGGCCCTGCTGTTGGTGCTTGCCGGGGGGCTGTCGGCGTACCGCGGGATGTCGCGGGCCGAGGATCCCGGTTTCACCATCCGCGCCGCCCAGGTGCTGACCCGATTCCCGGGCGCCAGCCCGGAACGGATCGAGCAGCTCGTCACCGATCCGATCGAGGAGGCGATCCAGGAACTGCCGGAGATCGACTTCATCTCCTCGACGTCGAAGACCGGCGTGTCCATCGTCATGGTCAACGTCCGGGACGAGTTCGACGACATGCGGCCCATCTGGGACGACCTGCGCCGCAAGGTGGAGCGGGTGGCGCCGGATCTGCCGGCGGGC encodes the following:
- a CDS encoding efflux RND transporter periplasmic adaptor subunit, translating into MDKSGRVKRGSCRGLADRRSPVAVFAAALLVQACAEPPPPAEPVVRPVRYVTAQATGGQRTRTFSGVARAGFESSLSFRVAGTIARLDVEVGDRIRAGAPIAEIDPVDYELQVREAEASLRQAEARAGNAEADLRRVRSLYENDNAARTDLDAATAAADSAAAQVESVAQRLDLARRQVDYTHLTAPAAGAIADVLAEVNENVSPGQPVVVLASGSAPEVGFAVPEALIREVREGMPVSVGFDAIPGARFDGLVTEVGVTTTATGTTFPVTVRLGAGASDIRSGMAAVVDMILGDADAPDRFILPGHAVGEDRGGRFVFVAEPTADGLAVVRRRPVMVGAFAVGGLEVLDGLAEGERVVVAGVNRLQDGDEVRLDAAGAP